The proteins below come from a single Malus domestica chromosome 03, GDT2T_hap1 genomic window:
- the LOC114823952 gene encoding receptor-like kinase TMK3 isoform X2, translating into MGLKGPLPQNFNQLSKLSNLGLQRNNFNGKLPTFRGLSELEFAYLDNNDFDTIPFDFFDGLSSLRVMALDHIPLNASTGWSLPSELAKSVQLQNLSLIECNLAGPLPEFLGALPSLSVLQLSFNRLTGVIPTSFGESLVQILWLNNQEGGLTGPIDVIASMSSLTQVWLHGNQFTGTIPANIGDLSSLKELNLNGNQLVGLIPQSLADMKLDKLDLGNNRLMGTIPKFKSGNVSYNSNPFCQTDPGLQCAPEVTALLDFLGDLNYPLSLASEWSGNNPCEGPWLGLSCNPQTKVSVINLPRRKIIGTLNPSLAKLDSLIDIRLPGNNISGKVPTNFTELKSLRLLDISGNNIEPPLPKFRESLKVIIDGNPLLVANQTVAPPPLSRSPPPLNSSQPPSDSPSDTPLSGGGKTPLSHSPPSPSTHSSPNPSGSVQVDVQPQNSKKSKTVIIVAGIAVVSVVALLMICLFIYCCKNRKKISEAPTSVVLHPRDPSDPENMYKIAVSSNTTGSLSTKTGTTASNFSSGIGNSHMVEAGNLVISVQILRKVTKDFAPENELGHGGFGTVYKGELEDGTKIAVKRMEGGVISSKALDEFQSEIAVLSKVRHRHLVSLLGYSVEGNERLLVYEYMSQGALSRHLFHWKSFNLKPLSWTRRLSIVLDVARAMEYLHNLARQTFIHRDLKSSNILLDDDFHAKVSDFGLVKLAPDGEKSVATKLAGTFGYLAPEYAVMGKITTKADVFSFGVVLMELLTGLTALDENRPEESRYLAEWFWRIKSSKEKLVAAIDPTLEVNEESFESISIIAELAGHCTAREPSHRPEMGHAVNVLSLLVEKWKPIEDESDHLSGIDYNQPLPQMLKVWKESESQGVSYNSLEDSKGSIPARPNGFAESFTSADGR; encoded by the exons ATGGGACTCAAAGGTCCTTTGCCTCAGAACTTCAACCAGCTCTCTAAGCTCAGCAACCTTGGCCTCCaaaggaacaacttcaatgggAAATTGCCTACCTTTAGAGGCTTATCAGAACTCGAATTCGCTTACTTGGATAATAATGATTTCGATACAATCCCTTTCGATTTCTTTGATGGCCTTAGCAGTCTTAGGGTTATGGCATTGGATCACATTCCGTTGAATGCGTCTACTGGATGGTCTTTGCCTAGTGAGTTGGCAAAATCTGTTCAATTGCAAAATCTGTCCTTGATTGAATGTAATTTGGCAGGACCGTTGCCGGAGTTTTTAGGGGCATTGCCGTCTCTCTCAGTCCTGCAACTTTCGTTTAATAGATTAACTGGTGTGATTCCGACAAGTTTTGGAGAGTCTTTGGTGCAGATATTGTGGTTGAACAATCAAGAAGGTGGACTGACCGGTCCTATTGACGTAATTGCATCAATGTCGTCGTTGACACAGGTTTGGCTGCATGGAAACCAATTCACCGGAACAATTCCAGCCAACATTGGAGatctttcttctctcaaggaACTCAACCTCAATGGCAACCAACTTGTTGGTCTGATTCCGCAGTCACTGGCGGACATGAAGCTTGACAAATTGGACCTGGGAAATAACCGGCTAATGGGTACAATACCGAAGTTTAAGTCCGGTAATGTTTCTTATAACTCTAATCCATTTTGTCAGACTGATCCTGGGCTGCAATGTGCCCCAGAAGTTACTGCACTTTTGGATTTTCTTGGTGATTTGAATTATCCATTAAGTCTTGCATCTGAGTGGTCGGGTAATAATCCGTGTGAGGGGCCTTGGTTGGGATTGAGTTGCAATCCTCAGACCAAGGTTTCCGTCATCAATTTGCCTAGACGCAAGATAATTGGTACTTTGAATCCTTCACTTGCAAAGTTAGATTCTTTGATTGATATAAGGCTTCCAGGAAACAACATAAGTGGTAAAGTTCCTACTAACTTTACTGAGTTGAAATCCTTGAGATTATTGGATATAAGCGGAAACAACATCGAGCCTCCTTTACCAAAATTCCGTGAGAGTCTGAAGGTCATCATCGACGGAAATCCTCTTTTAGTTGCTAATCAAACTGTtgcccctcctcctttatctaGAAGCCCACCTCCACTCAATAGTTCACAACCTCCATCAGACAGTCCATCAGATACCCCATTATCTGGTGGTGGAAAAACACCATTATCCCATAGTCCACCCTCACCAAGTACTCACTCGAGTCCTAATCCATCTGGTTCTGTCCAAGTGGATGTTCAGCCCCAAAATTCTAAGAAATCAAAAACAGTTATTATTGTGGCTGGAATCGCAGTTGTTTCTGTTGTGGCTCTTCTGATGATTTGTCTATTTATTTACTGCTGTAAGAATAGGAAAAAAATCTCAGAGGCTCCTACTTCCGTTGTGCTTCACCCTAGAGACCCATCTGATCCAGAAAATATGTATAAGATTGCGGTTTCGAGTAATACCACTGGAAGCTTGTCAACTAAAACTGGGACTACTGCCAGTAACTTCAGCAGTGGAATAGGGAACTCTCACATGGTTGAGGCTGGGAACCTTGTCATATCTGTTCAAATTCTTAGAAAGGTGACCAAAGATTTTGCACCCGAAAATGAGCTAGGCCATGGCGGATTTGGAACTGTTTACAAGGGTGAACTAGAAGATGGGACAAAAATAGCAGTtaagagaatggagggtggggtAATCAGTAGCAAAGCATTGGATGAATTTCAGTCAGAAATTGCTGTTCTTTCCAAGGTTCGTCATCGACATTTGGTTTCTCTTTTGGGTTACTCTGTCGAAGGAAATGAAAGGCTTCTTGTCTACGAGTATATGTCTCAAGGTGCTCTTAGCAGGCATCTTTTTCATTGGAAGAGCTTCAATCTGAAGCCTTTATCTTGGACAAGGAGACTCAGTATTGTGTTGGACGTTGCAAGAGCGATGGAATACCTACATAATTTAGCCCGCCAGACATTCATACACCGAGATCTCAAATCTTCTAATATTCTTCTGGATGATGACTTTCATGCAAAAGTTTCAGATTTTGGGTTGGTGAAACTTGCTCCGGATGGGGAGAAGTCTGTTGCGACTAAGCTTGCAGGGACATTTGGATACCTCGCACCTGAATATGCCG TGATGGGGAAAATTACAACAAAAGCAGATGTGTTCAGCTTTGGAGTGGTGTTAATGGAACTTTTAACTGGATTAACGGCGCTTGATGAGAACCGGCCAGAGGAAAGCAGGTACTTGGCCGAGTGGTTTTGGCGAATAAAGTCAAGCAAGGAGAAGCTTGTGGCTGCAATTGATCCAACTCTTGAAGTAAATGAAGAAAGTTTTGAGAGCATCTCAATAATAGCGGAACTGGCTGGTCATTGCACAGCGAGGGAACCAAGCCATCGGCCTGAAATGGGGCATGCAGTGAATGTGTTGTCCCTACTTGTCGAAAAGTGGAAACCTATTGAAGACGAATCTGATCACCTCTCAGGGATTGATTACAACCAACCTCTACCTCAGATGTTAAAGGTTTGGAAGGAATCAGAAAGCCAAGGAGTCAGCTATAATAGTCTCGAGGACAGCAAGGGCAGTATTCCTGCGAGGCCTAATGGATTTGCAGAGTCCTTCACTTCCGCAGATGGGCGATGA
- the LOC114823952 gene encoding receptor protein kinase TMK1-like isoform X1 — translation MEKIWRRRRICIFVIFCVSMVAYGATFPGDLKILNDFRKGLENSELLEWPDNGSDPCGPPLWPHVYCNGDRVSQIQVQKMGLKGPLPQNFNQLSKLSNLGLQRNNFNGKLPTFRGLSELEFAYLDNNDFDTIPFDFFDGLSSLRVMALDHIPLNASTGWSLPSELAKSVQLQNLSLIECNLAGPLPEFLGALPSLSVLQLSFNRLTGVIPTSFGESLVQILWLNNQEGGLTGPIDVIASMSSLTQVWLHGNQFTGTIPANIGDLSSLKELNLNGNQLVGLIPQSLADMKLDKLDLGNNRLMGTIPKFKSGNVSYNSNPFCQTDPGLQCAPEVTALLDFLGDLNYPLSLASEWSGNNPCEGPWLGLSCNPQTKVSVINLPRRKIIGTLNPSLAKLDSLIDIRLPGNNISGKVPTNFTELKSLRLLDISGNNIEPPLPKFRESLKVIIDGNPLLVANQTVAPPPLSRSPPPLNSSQPPSDSPSDTPLSGGGKTPLSHSPPSPSTHSSPNPSGSVQVDVQPQNSKKSKTVIIVAGIAVVSVVALLMICLFIYCCKNRKKISEAPTSVVLHPRDPSDPENMYKIAVSSNTTGSLSTKTGTTASNFSSGIGNSHMVEAGNLVISVQILRKVTKDFAPENELGHGGFGTVYKGELEDGTKIAVKRMEGGVISSKALDEFQSEIAVLSKVRHRHLVSLLGYSVEGNERLLVYEYMSQGALSRHLFHWKSFNLKPLSWTRRLSIVLDVARAMEYLHNLARQTFIHRDLKSSNILLDDDFHAKVSDFGLVKLAPDGEKSVATKLAGTFGYLAPEYAVMGKITTKADVFSFGVVLMELLTGLTALDENRPEESRYLAEWFWRIKSSKEKLVAAIDPTLEVNEESFESISIIAELAGHCTAREPSHRPEMGHAVNVLSLLVEKWKPIEDESDHLSGIDYNQPLPQMLKVWKESESQGVSYNSLEDSKGSIPARPNGFAESFTSADGR, via the exons ATGGAGAAAAtatggagaaggaggaggatatgcatttttgtaattttttgtgtTTCCATGGTGGCTTATGGAGCCACTTTCCCAGGTGACCTGAAAATTCTGAATGATTTCAGAAAAGGGTTGGAGAATTCAGAGCTTTTGGAATGGCCAGACAATGGAAGTGACCCTTGTGGCCCTCCTTTATGGCCTCATGTGTACTGCAATGGGGACAGAGTCTCACAGATTCAGGTTCAGAAAATGGGACTCAAAGGTCCTTTGCCTCAGAACTTCAACCAGCTCTCTAAGCTCAGCAACCTTGGCCTCCaaaggaacaacttcaatgggAAATTGCCTACCTTTAGAGGCTTATCAGAACTCGAATTCGCTTACTTGGATAATAATGATTTCGATACAATCCCTTTCGATTTCTTTGATGGCCTTAGCAGTCTTAGGGTTATGGCATTGGATCACATTCCGTTGAATGCGTCTACTGGATGGTCTTTGCCTAGTGAGTTGGCAAAATCTGTTCAATTGCAAAATCTGTCCTTGATTGAATGTAATTTGGCAGGACCGTTGCCGGAGTTTTTAGGGGCATTGCCGTCTCTCTCAGTCCTGCAACTTTCGTTTAATAGATTAACTGGTGTGATTCCGACAAGTTTTGGAGAGTCTTTGGTGCAGATATTGTGGTTGAACAATCAAGAAGGTGGACTGACCGGTCCTATTGACGTAATTGCATCAATGTCGTCGTTGACACAGGTTTGGCTGCATGGAAACCAATTCACCGGAACAATTCCAGCCAACATTGGAGatctttcttctctcaaggaACTCAACCTCAATGGCAACCAACTTGTTGGTCTGATTCCGCAGTCACTGGCGGACATGAAGCTTGACAAATTGGACCTGGGAAATAACCGGCTAATGGGTACAATACCGAAGTTTAAGTCCGGTAATGTTTCTTATAACTCTAATCCATTTTGTCAGACTGATCCTGGGCTGCAATGTGCCCCAGAAGTTACTGCACTTTTGGATTTTCTTGGTGATTTGAATTATCCATTAAGTCTTGCATCTGAGTGGTCGGGTAATAATCCGTGTGAGGGGCCTTGGTTGGGATTGAGTTGCAATCCTCAGACCAAGGTTTCCGTCATCAATTTGCCTAGACGCAAGATAATTGGTACTTTGAATCCTTCACTTGCAAAGTTAGATTCTTTGATTGATATAAGGCTTCCAGGAAACAACATAAGTGGTAAAGTTCCTACTAACTTTACTGAGTTGAAATCCTTGAGATTATTGGATATAAGCGGAAACAACATCGAGCCTCCTTTACCAAAATTCCGTGAGAGTCTGAAGGTCATCATCGACGGAAATCCTCTTTTAGTTGCTAATCAAACTGTtgcccctcctcctttatctaGAAGCCCACCTCCACTCAATAGTTCACAACCTCCATCAGACAGTCCATCAGATACCCCATTATCTGGTGGTGGAAAAACACCATTATCCCATAGTCCACCCTCACCAAGTACTCACTCGAGTCCTAATCCATCTGGTTCTGTCCAAGTGGATGTTCAGCCCCAAAATTCTAAGAAATCAAAAACAGTTATTATTGTGGCTGGAATCGCAGTTGTTTCTGTTGTGGCTCTTCTGATGATTTGTCTATTTATTTACTGCTGTAAGAATAGGAAAAAAATCTCAGAGGCTCCTACTTCCGTTGTGCTTCACCCTAGAGACCCATCTGATCCAGAAAATATGTATAAGATTGCGGTTTCGAGTAATACCACTGGAAGCTTGTCAACTAAAACTGGGACTACTGCCAGTAACTTCAGCAGTGGAATAGGGAACTCTCACATGGTTGAGGCTGGGAACCTTGTCATATCTGTTCAAATTCTTAGAAAGGTGACCAAAGATTTTGCACCCGAAAATGAGCTAGGCCATGGCGGATTTGGAACTGTTTACAAGGGTGAACTAGAAGATGGGACAAAAATAGCAGTtaagagaatggagggtggggtAATCAGTAGCAAAGCATTGGATGAATTTCAGTCAGAAATTGCTGTTCTTTCCAAGGTTCGTCATCGACATTTGGTTTCTCTTTTGGGTTACTCTGTCGAAGGAAATGAAAGGCTTCTTGTCTACGAGTATATGTCTCAAGGTGCTCTTAGCAGGCATCTTTTTCATTGGAAGAGCTTCAATCTGAAGCCTTTATCTTGGACAAGGAGACTCAGTATTGTGTTGGACGTTGCAAGAGCGATGGAATACCTACATAATTTAGCCCGCCAGACATTCATACACCGAGATCTCAAATCTTCTAATATTCTTCTGGATGATGACTTTCATGCAAAAGTTTCAGATTTTGGGTTGGTGAAACTTGCTCCGGATGGGGAGAAGTCTGTTGCGACTAAGCTTGCAGGGACATTTGGATACCTCGCACCTGAATATGCCG TGATGGGGAAAATTACAACAAAAGCAGATGTGTTCAGCTTTGGAGTGGTGTTAATGGAACTTTTAACTGGATTAACGGCGCTTGATGAGAACCGGCCAGAGGAAAGCAGGTACTTGGCCGAGTGGTTTTGGCGAATAAAGTCAAGCAAGGAGAAGCTTGTGGCTGCAATTGATCCAACTCTTGAAGTAAATGAAGAAAGTTTTGAGAGCATCTCAATAATAGCGGAACTGGCTGGTCATTGCACAGCGAGGGAACCAAGCCATCGGCCTGAAATGGGGCATGCAGTGAATGTGTTGTCCCTACTTGTCGAAAAGTGGAAACCTATTGAAGACGAATCTGATCACCTCTCAGGGATTGATTACAACCAACCTCTACCTCAGATGTTAAAGGTTTGGAAGGAATCAGAAAGCCAAGGAGTCAGCTATAATAGTCTCGAGGACAGCAAGGGCAGTATTCCTGCGAGGCCTAATGGATTTGCAGAGTCCTTCACTTCCGCAGATGGGCGATGA